DNA from Orbaceae bacterium lpD01:
ATTACCACTGAAGAAAGCAAAGATAATCATCGTCAGTAGCGGTGGAATAGTCGTAATCGTTTTACAGGTGATTAAAATAATTCTGCTGCTTGATTTGATGAAAACCGCGCATAAGCTGATGATTGAACCAATAATCATGACACTAAAGGTGATGAGTAAGGTAATAAATAGTGAGTTTTTTGAGGCCCATAAAAGACGTTTAAAAATATCGTATCCATGATTATCAATACCTAGTATATGATTCAACTGACCTTGTTCATACCATGCAGGTAATAATAAACGTAGTGAGGGATAAGTCTGCTGGCTATCGGGGGCTAACCAAGGTGTAAACAAGCAAAGTAGAAGAGCCAGAAGTAAACCATAAAAACCGATCATCAAAAAAAGATTTTTATGTAACACATGAATAAAGAGTAGATAGTGCTTAGCTATTTTGATGCGCCATAAATTAAATTTATTCATCATACAACTCCTTGTGACGAAGGGGATGTATCACTATCATAATTAATTCACTAATCAGATTGAGTGTAGAAAGTAATAAACCACATAGCAGTAGCGCAACCGCAATGGTTCTGTCATGGTGCTGCTCAAATGCTTGCATGACCCAGGAACCTAAACCTGGCCGATGGAAAATAATCTCGATTAACATGGCTGAAAAGAGTAAGACATTAAAATTATAGGTTAACCTTGGAATAATTGGTGGAAAGACATTGGGTAACATATGCCTAAATAGAATTTTCCATTGTGACTGCACGCGAATCGAGAGCGCTTTGATATAATTTTGTTTAGCAATTTTCTCGATACTTTGACTGACCAGCTGGATAGTAATAATACATGGATGTATAGCTAAAATAACTGAAGGCAGCGCCAAATACTGCAGCTCTTTTAGCACTTCATATCCTTTGTTGTGATCGGCGACTAACAGAATATCAATGATTGGAAAACCGGTGATCGCATGTTGGTAATCTAGCGTTGAACCTTTGGTCGGTAATAAATAGATATTATCGGAGAAACTAAACATAATCAGTACAGCAAGCCATACAAGCGGGCAAGCACTGATAACCAGACAGGCAGCTTGGATTAATCTGTTTTTCCAATTATCGGGATTGAGCCCGGCAATGATACCAAAAGTAATCCCTGTCACCATCGTAATAACTAAAGCAAATAAGCAGAGTTCAATGGTCGCTGGCAGCACCTGTTTTATGATCATCACTAAGGATTGGTTAGTGTCATTGAGCTGTAATTCACCTGAAAATAAGTGCTTAAAATAGTTATTATAGGCTTCAAAGAGAGGCAGATGGCTATAGTAAACATCCGCTGAGAAATAAACGATACAAAAGCTAAGCTGAGATAGCACGAGTAAGATGAACAAAAAGGTCAATATTTTTTTCAAAATATAAATGATCATCGATATTCTCTTGTTTAAAAATAGCAGTTTTATTGATGAGTAACATCACAAACGCTGATATAGCGATGTTAAAAACATCGCTATATCAATCTATTACTGTTTCAATGATTTTTATTCTTAATGCTCAGATGATTTTGGTGTACTCATCACTGCAAATGCATGATGATCAGCACTATTACCGCCAGCATGTCCTTTACCCGTAAAATGGTAGTTTGGACGAATCAGCACGGACGGAATCATTGATGGCTCAATATTGGCAAAAACGATCTCTGGCGATGGTGCTTTTGTCATCGCGGCAGAAGCCTGTTTTTTCGCCTGATGTTGAGTCACTTGCTGCTCAATCACCAACGGTTTTTCTGACGTTATACTTAAAGGCGCTGATAAATCCGCTGAAGATTGTGCCGTTTGCTCGACCACTTCAGAAATGACATCTTTTGCTGTTTCCGTCGCTATATTATCCGCCTGTGTATCAACCGTTGTTGGTTCTGACACTGGCATAATTTCGACAGAGACTGCTTTTGGTGATTCAGATGGCTGTTCTGTTGCTATTGTCTGCGCTACCATCGTTTCTGTGGTATTGATCACTGGCTGCACTGCCATCGTGTTATCCTGAGTATTTAATTCAGGTTGCTCGACAATTTTTGTCGGCAAGCTATCTGGTTGTTCAACCACGGTAGCTCTGTTTGGCTGCTGAGCGGTATAATCAATCCAAGCTCTGCCCAAGGCAAATTCTGGTGAAAATACAGCTAGTTTTAGCGGCATTGGCGATTCAGCGATGTTTTCATCTTTCATTCTTTTTCTACGCTGGCCATTCATACGTAGGTGTCTTGGTGTACGACGTGAACGACGAACTTCTCCTGAATGTTCACTGTTTTGAGACTCTGGAGCGATAGCTTTTTCCTCAATAACCTCACTCTTAACCGGCGTGTTAGTATTTGGCGATACTTTTACTTTTGTTTCCGGTATCGTCTCTGGTAATGGCGGAACCACAATCGTATTCACTTCAGTCGCACTTGCCTGTGCATCAACTACGCGTGTCGATTTGGTTAATGTACGCTGAGCTCGACGAGGTTTGGGTTCTCGTCTCTCAACAGATGCAGTAACTTGTTTGTTATCGATATTTTTTGCTTTTTCGTTGTTGCCTTGTATCTCATTTTTGACAACATCGTTTTGTGCGACCGTATTATTTTGCTGTTTGTTATTTGGCGTACGACGGTTATTACTCTTCGTTTCTTTAGGCGCCTCATTACTATTATTGTTATTACGCGGATTACGACGATTATTGTTTCGTCTTCTGTCACCTTTATACTGTTTTTCGACAGGCTTTGCTTGTTCTTTTACTGTCTCTTCAGGTGCACTGTCTGCTTTAAATAAGTTACGAATACCAGAAACAATTGCAGCAAAAAGGCCCTTGTCATTATTCTCTGGTTGTACTTTTGGTTTAACCGTTTTAGTGATCGAGATTGCCGGCGCAACGGTCACACCAGAAAGAATAGCCTCTTCAACGACCACATCCGTTTGTGTATCGTCTTCCTCTTCTTCTTGTTCTCTCACTAATTTAGGTAAGTTATAACTTAATGTATCGATCTCTTCACCACAACGTTTGCGAATAATACGATATTGTGGTGTTTCCATCTCTTCGTCAGCGGCAATGACGATTTTAATATCTGGTTTTTCTTGCTCAATTTTAGCAATTGCTCGGCGTTTCTCATTAAGTAAATAGCTCGCGATCGGCACTGGAACAATCACATCAATTTGACCTGTATTCTCTTTTAAGGCCTCTTCATGAATGAGACGCAAGATAGATAAAGATAATGAATTATTATCTCGCACTGTACCGGTACCGCTACAACGTGGACAGATATGATGGGTGGCTTCTCTTAATGACGGACTTAACCGCTGACGTGACATTTCGAGCAAACCAAAACGAGAAATACGGGTAGTTTGAATTCTGGCCCGATCATTTTTCATCGACTCTTTAAGACGGTTCTCAACTTCACGTTGATTACGAATTGGTGTCATATCAATAAAATCGATCACAATAAGACCACCAAGATCTCTTAGACGCAGCTGTCTTGCAATCTCTTCGGCTGCTTCTAAATTGGTGGTAAATGCTGTTTCTTCAATATCACTACCACGAATAGATTTAGCCGAGTTAATATCAATAGCCGTTAATGCTTCGGTGGTATCAATTACGATTGAACCGCCCGATGGTAAACGAACTTCACGTTGAAAGGCTGATTCAATTTGTGTTTCAATTTGGAAGCGGCTAAATAAAGGCACATCACCTGTATACGGTTTTAAACGATTAAGATATTCGCCACGACCTAAGCCTTCTAAACGTTTTTTGGCGATTTCAAAAATATTCTTATTGTCGATGATAATTTCACCCACGTCATCACGTAAATAATCACGAAATGCACGTGTAATGACATCACTCTCTTTATGGATAAGAATCGGTGCTGGACGATTTTTAGATTCGGTTAAGATTGCATCCCAATAAGAGAGTAGAGCATTTAAATCTTGTTGTAACTCTTCTTGTGATTTACCAACACCAGCAGTTCTGGCAATAACACCCATGCCTCTTGGCTTTTCTAGCGAATCAATAATACGTTTTAAATCGGCACGCTCTTCACCTTCGATGCGTCGGGATACGCCGCCGGCTTTTGGATCATTTGGCATTAAGACCAAATAGCTACCAGCTAGACTGATGTAAGTCGTGAGTGCCGCACCTTTTTTACCGCGAATTTCTTTTTCAATTTGAACAAGAATTTCCTGGCCTTCTTGCAAATGCTTGATACTTTTGCGACCAGTAATATTGGTTGGAAAATAACTGTCAGCGATCTCTTTTAAGGAGAGAAAACCATCACGTTCACCACCGTAGGAAACAAAAGCGGCTTCAAGGCTGGGATTGATTTTAGTGATGGTTCCTTTGTAAATATTGGCTTTTTTCTGTTCATGGCCTGGACTTTCGATATCGAGGTCATAAAGATACTGCTTATCAACAAGTGCAACACGAAGTTCTTCTTGCTGAGTCGCGTTAATTAACATTCTTTTCATTGATTATCACTCATTTTTAGAATGTAAGTAAAACTAACGCAATTGGAGATAGCTATTTTAGTTAATATTTATACAGGTAATAGTGCTAAATTATTTTACTACTTACAGAGATCGTACGGCCAAGTTCATTATTTTATTTATATTACTTGTTATTATTATATTATGTGAACGATAGCGCAGGAGAATAATTGTCACTACTTTAATTATCTGTCAATGTTTGTTATATATTGTCTTCTAAATATTGGGTATGCTTCCGGTGTCACTCTCAGACTCTATACACCAAACTAAAATAAACGATTTTCCAATCAAGTCACTTTACTTAACTTTGCTTTTTAATATATTTATCTGTTCCATGTCTGATGCCATTGCTGCATTGAATAGATAAACTCTAATTTAGTATTATGTATTTTATGCGACTAAAATGCATAAAAATATACTACATAGACTGGTACAACCTTATTATTCACTTTTCACTCTGCAATAGCAAGACCTAATAATCGTATTTTAAATTTTTTTAACTTCTGACTAATATTATGGTAAGCTGAGGCCTATTATAAATACAATATAGTTAACTATAAAACTCTGAAGCTTGCATGGTCTAAGTAAGATCGAATCTTATATGAGATGTGAGCCGCGGTAGCTTAATTTAATCGAGTTACTGCCGGGTATTATGTAGAAATACTGATGCCTCCCGGTTGGAAAGGTGGTTTTATTTTTTATGCAGCTTATCGATAATTATCAGCGCAGATTTAAATATCTGCGGCTTTCTATCACTGAAAATTGTAATTTTCAGTGTCAGTACTGTTTACCTGAGGGGGCGTCAAACTCGGTAACCAACAAACCTCATTTCTTGTCACTTAGCGAGATAGATAGAGTCGTGTCGACTTTTGCGCAGCTAGGGGTTGAAAAGATTCGTATCACCGGTGGTGAACCAACCTTAAGAAAAGATTTTACGGATATTCTTTCTCTCATTGGCTGTCATCAGCAGATTAAAACCGTGGCTTTAACCACCAATGGTTTTCGCTTATTGCGTGATGTGGAAGCCTGGAAGCTGGCTGGATTAAATAATCTCAATGTGAGTGTGGATAGCTTATCGCCGGCCACATTTAAATTTATTACGGGTCAAGATCGATTATCTGTCATTTTGGCGGGGCTTGATAAAGCGATAGCCGTTGGTATTGAAAAAGTTAAAGTCAATACGGTGTTGATGAAGGGGTTAAATGATAATTTAGCTGATTACCTGTCATGGCTAAAGACGCATCCCATTGAACTCAGATTTATTGAATTAATGGAAACCGGCCAGGGCAGTCAGATTTTTAACCAATATCATCTTTCAGGCCAGATATTACAGCAGCAGTTAGTACAACAAGGTTGGCAGTTAGCGACAAAGGAAGAGACCTCCGGACCTGCGCAAGTCTACTCACATCCTGATTATTATGGAAAAATTGGTTTAATCATGCCCTACAGCCGAGATTTTTGTCGAAGCTGTAATCGATTACGTATCAGTGCTAAAGGTAAATTTCATTTTTGCTTGTTTGGTG
Protein-coding regions in this window:
- a CDS encoding ABC transporter permease subunit, which gives rise to MMNKFNLWRIKIAKHYLLFIHVLHKNLFLMIGFYGLLLALLLCLFTPWLAPDSQQTYPSLRLLLPAWYEQGQLNHILGIDNHGYDIFKRLLWASKNSLFITLLITFSVMIIGSIISLCAVFIKSSSRIILITCKTITTIPPLLTMIIFAFFSGNSVQNLMFVIILSMLPRFIYNIYNMMSSELKKTYITAARLDGLSTLSIMRYSILPNTWNNYIRETIAIFTTSLIALTTLTFLNFGVESNHNELGMMMHDMIAIIAINYWGFIAPGLVILVMILLLNFFDYGLRQSLSHRE
- a CDS encoding ABC transporter permease subunit, producing the protein MIIYILKKILTFLFILLVLSQLSFCIVYFSADVYYSHLPLFEAYNNYFKHLFSGELQLNDTNQSLVMIIKQVLPATIELCLFALVITMVTGITFGIIAGLNPDNWKNRLIQAACLVISACPLVWLAVLIMFSFSDNIYLLPTKGSTLDYQHAITGFPIIDILLVADHNKGYEVLKELQYLALPSVILAIHPCIITIQLVSQSIEKIAKQNYIKALSIRVQSQWKILFRHMLPNVFPPIIPRLTYNFNVLLFSAMLIEIIFHRPGLGSWVMQAFEQHHDRTIAVALLLCGLLLSTLNLISELIMIVIHPLRHKELYDE
- the rne gene encoding ribonuclease E, yielding MKRMLINATQQEELRVALVDKQYLYDLDIESPGHEQKKANIYKGTITKINPSLEAAFVSYGGERDGFLSLKEIADSYFPTNITGRKSIKHLQEGQEILVQIEKEIRGKKGAALTTYISLAGSYLVLMPNDPKAGGVSRRIEGEERADLKRIIDSLEKPRGMGVIARTAGVGKSQEELQQDLNALLSYWDAILTESKNRPAPILIHKESDVITRAFRDYLRDDVGEIIIDNKNIFEIAKKRLEGLGRGEYLNRLKPYTGDVPLFSRFQIETQIESAFQREVRLPSGGSIVIDTTEALTAIDINSAKSIRGSDIEETAFTTNLEAAEEIARQLRLRDLGGLIVIDFIDMTPIRNQREVENRLKESMKNDRARIQTTRISRFGLLEMSRQRLSPSLREATHHICPRCSGTGTVRDNNSLSLSILRLIHEEALKENTGQIDVIVPVPIASYLLNEKRRAIAKIEQEKPDIKIVIAADEEMETPQYRIIRKRCGEEIDTLSYNLPKLVREQEEEEDDTQTDVVVEEAILSGVTVAPAISITKTVKPKVQPENNDKGLFAAIVSGIRNLFKADSAPEETVKEQAKPVEKQYKGDRRRNNNRRNPRNNNNSNEAPKETKSNNRRTPNNKQQNNTVAQNDVVKNEIQGNNEKAKNIDNKQVTASVERREPKPRRAQRTLTKSTRVVDAQASATEVNTIVVPPLPETIPETKVKVSPNTNTPVKSEVIEEKAIAPESQNSEHSGEVRRSRRTPRHLRMNGQRRKRMKDENIAESPMPLKLAVFSPEFALGRAWIDYTAQQPNRATVVEQPDSLPTKIVEQPELNTQDNTMAVQPVINTTETMVAQTIATEQPSESPKAVSVEIMPVSEPTTVDTQADNIATETAKDVISEVVEQTAQSSADLSAPLSITSEKPLVIEQQVTQHQAKKQASAAMTKAPSPEIVFANIEPSMIPSVLIRPNYHFTGKGHAGGNSADHHAFAVMSTPKSSEH
- the moaA gene encoding GTP 3',8-cyclase MoaA — protein: MQLIDNYQRRFKYLRLSITENCNFQCQYCLPEGASNSVTNKPHFLSLSEIDRVVSTFAQLGVEKIRITGGEPTLRKDFTDILSLIGCHQQIKTVALTTNGFRLLRDVEAWKLAGLNNLNVSVDSLSPATFKFITGQDRLSVILAGLDKAIAVGIEKVKVNTVLMKGLNDNLADYLSWLKTHPIELRFIELMETGQGSQIFNQYHLSGQILQQQLVQQGWQLATKEETSGPAQVYSHPDYYGKIGLIMPYSRDFCRSCNRLRISAKGKFHFCLFGEQGIELRDLLQSDSQQDELKTRIFNGLKIKPERHFLDEHRIGITQTLSAIGG